In the genome of Hymenobacter cellulosivorans, one region contains:
- a CDS encoding L-ribulose-5-phosphate 4-epimerase, whose protein sequence is MSQYQELKQACYAANMQLPELGLVLFTFGNASVVDRENRVFAIKPSGVPYATLRPEDIVIVDFAGKVVEGEKRPSSDTKTHAVLYAHWDHIGGIVHTHSTYATAWAQAQLDIPILGTTHADHLTADIPCAPPMDDQMIAGDYEHQTGWQIINEFQRRGLSPTEVEMVLLSNHAPFTWGKTVEKAVYHSAVLEEVARMAYLSCTLRPDVPRLKQALIQKHYERKHGVHSYYGQS, encoded by the coding sequence ATGAGTCAATACCAAGAACTTAAACAGGCCTGCTACGCGGCCAATATGCAGCTGCCCGAACTCGGGTTGGTGCTTTTTACCTTCGGCAATGCCAGCGTGGTCGACCGGGAAAACCGGGTGTTTGCCATTAAACCCAGCGGGGTGCCCTACGCTACGCTTCGGCCCGAGGACATTGTCATTGTCGACTTTGCGGGCAAGGTAGTGGAGGGCGAGAAGCGCCCTTCGTCGGATACCAAAACCCACGCTGTGCTCTACGCGCACTGGGACCATATCGGCGGTATCGTGCACACGCACAGCACCTACGCCACGGCCTGGGCCCAGGCTCAGCTCGACATCCCGATTCTGGGCACCACCCACGCCGACCATCTCACGGCCGATATTCCCTGCGCCCCGCCCATGGACGACCAGATGATAGCCGGCGACTACGAGCACCAAACCGGCTGGCAGATCATCAACGAGTTTCAACGCCGCGGCCTTTCGCCCACGGAGGTGGAAATGGTGCTACTCAGCAACCACGCGCCCTTTACCTGGGGCAAAACCGTGGAAAAAGCCGTCTACCACAGCGCCGTGCTCGAAGAAGTAGCCCGTATGGCCTACCTCAGCTGCACCCTGCGCCCCGACGTGCCCCGCCTCAAGCAGGCCCTGATTCAAAAACACTACGAGCGTAAGCACGGCGTGCATTCTTATTACGGCCAAAGCTAG